From a single Streptomyces misionensis genomic region:
- the pyk gene encoding pyruvate kinase, protein MRRAKIVCTLGPATDSYAQIKALVEAGMDVARFNLSHGSRAEHEERYQRVRKAADETGRSVGILADLQGPKIRLGRFDEGPVLLERGDTFTITVEDGVAGDRHGCGTTYAGLAGDVAPGERVLVDDGRVCLEVTEVDGPRVRTRVVEGGMVSDHKGLNLPGVAVSVPALSEKDEEDLRWALHTGFDIVALSFVRSGDDARAVRRIMAEEGRRLPVIAKIEKPQAVANLDDIVAAFDGLMVARGDLGVEMPLEQVPIVQKRAIKLARRNAKPVIVATQMLDSMVDNSRPTRAEASDVANAVLDGTDAVMLSGETSVGKYPVETVRTMAKIVTAAEEDMLAKGLPPLTERNKPRTQGGAVARAAAEMGDFLGAKFLVAFTQSGDTARRLSRYRPPIPLLAFTPDPATRSQLSLTWGAETFLGPHVDSTDAMVDQVDELLLKYGRCAKGDVVVITAGSPPGVSGSTNMVRVHHIGEDDSPEE, encoded by the coding sequence ATGCGCCGAGCAAAGATCGTTTGTACATTGGGGCCCGCCACCGACTCGTACGCCCAGATCAAGGCACTGGTCGAGGCCGGAATGGACGTCGCCCGCTTCAACCTCAGCCACGGCAGTCGCGCCGAACACGAGGAGCGTTACCAGCGCGTGCGCAAGGCTGCCGACGAAACCGGCCGCAGCGTCGGAATCCTCGCCGACCTTCAAGGTCCGAAGATCCGCCTCGGCCGTTTCGACGAGGGCCCGGTACTGCTTGAACGCGGTGACACCTTCACCATCACCGTCGAGGACGGCGTGGCCGGCGACCGCCACGGGTGCGGCACCACCTACGCCGGCCTCGCCGGCGACGTCGCCCCCGGCGAGCGCGTCCTGGTGGACGACGGCCGGGTCTGCCTGGAGGTCACCGAGGTCGACGGCCCCCGGGTGCGCACCCGGGTCGTCGAGGGCGGCATGGTCTCCGACCACAAGGGCCTGAACCTGCCCGGCGTCGCCGTCTCCGTGCCGGCCCTCTCGGAGAAGGACGAGGAGGACCTGCGCTGGGCGCTGCACACCGGCTTCGACATCGTCGCCCTCTCCTTCGTGCGCAGCGGTGACGACGCCCGTGCGGTGCGGCGCATCATGGCCGAGGAGGGCCGCCGCCTCCCGGTGATCGCCAAGATCGAGAAGCCGCAGGCGGTGGCGAACCTGGACGACATCGTGGCCGCGTTCGACGGGCTGATGGTCGCGCGCGGCGACCTCGGCGTGGAGATGCCGCTGGAGCAGGTGCCGATCGTCCAGAAGCGCGCCATCAAGCTCGCCCGGCGCAACGCCAAACCGGTCATCGTCGCCACCCAGATGCTCGACTCCATGGTGGACAACTCCCGCCCGACCCGCGCCGAGGCCTCCGACGTGGCCAACGCGGTCCTCGACGGCACCGACGCGGTGATGCTGTCCGGCGAGACCAGCGTCGGCAAGTACCCGGTCGAGACCGTCCGCACCATGGCGAAGATCGTCACGGCGGCGGAGGAGGACATGCTCGCCAAGGGGCTGCCGCCGCTGACCGAGCGGAACAAGCCCCGCACCCAGGGCGGCGCGGTCGCCCGGGCCGCCGCCGAGATGGGCGACTTCCTCGGCGCCAAGTTCCTCGTGGCCTTCACCCAGTCCGGGGACACCGCCCGCCGGCTGTCCCGCTACCGGCCGCCGATCCCGCTGCTGGCCTTCACCCCCGATCCGGCCACCCGCTCCCAGCTCAGCCTCACCTGGGGCGCCGAGACCTTCCTCGGCCCGCACGTCGACTCCACCGACGCCATGGTCGACCAGGTGGACGAACTGCTGCTGAAGTACGGCCGCTGCGCGAAGGGCGACG